A window of the Chloroflexus sp. Y-396-1 genome harbors these coding sequences:
- a CDS encoding SPFH domain-containing protein: MTLLISTLFVATITFIAAFILAPTFFGLLRLFGIYTIVQEGTCHVYTLFGSVVGVLREPGLVILPLHLGVNAFLISFFGRRYVIDMRLDQRYLRSQPVNSEEGAPMGIGVWYEMSISDPVAYLFKNADPQGSLAANVSNAVVRTLSNMPLAQMLENRHAMSQAVRAEVSPKASEWGYRLGSVYIRKVHFRDRNMIRQIEAKVVNRLRQVTSAILQDGANRVSVITSTAERQAAIEFARAKAVRPKILGQALARIGADPEVRDALFTILEVQNLTESKARVTLVPAQTDQRVMSALMAVQNSRQ; the protein is encoded by the coding sequence ATGACACTCCTGATCTCTACGCTGTTTGTTGCCACGATTACGTTTATCGCTGCCTTCATTCTAGCGCCGACCTTCTTTGGCCTACTGCGGTTATTCGGCATTTACACCATCGTCCAGGAGGGTACCTGCCACGTGTATACCCTCTTCGGTAGCGTGGTCGGTGTCCTGCGTGAGCCAGGATTGGTCATTCTTCCCCTCCATCTGGGAGTGAATGCCTTTCTCATCAGCTTCTTTGGGCGTCGCTACGTGATCGATATGCGTCTCGACCAGCGCTACCTGCGTAGCCAGCCCGTGAATTCGGAAGAGGGCGCTCCGATGGGTATTGGTGTCTGGTACGAGATGTCGATTAGTGATCCGGTGGCTTACCTGTTTAAGAATGCCGATCCGCAAGGCTCACTGGCGGCTAATGTCAGCAATGCAGTCGTGCGCACATTAAGCAATATGCCGTTGGCTCAGATGTTGGAAAACCGTCACGCGATGAGTCAGGCGGTGCGGGCGGAGGTGTCGCCAAAAGCCTCTGAGTGGGGATACCGGCTAGGATCGGTGTACATTCGGAAAGTGCATTTCCGTGATCGCAATATGATCCGCCAGATTGAGGCTAAGGTTGTGAACCGTTTGCGCCAGGTGACATCGGCAATCTTGCAAGACGGCGCCAACCGGGTAAGCGTTATCACCAGCACTGCCGAGCGCCAGGCTGCTATCGAGTTTGCCCGCGCAAAGGCCGTTCGTCCGAAGATTTTAGGTCAAGCCCTGGCTCGTATTGGAGCCGACCCTGAAGTGCGCGATGCCCTCTTTACGATCCTCGAAGTGCAGAACTTGACTGAGAGCAAAGCTAGAGTCACCCTCGTACCAGCCCAAACCGACCAGCGTGTTATGTCAGCGCTCATGGCGGTGCAAAATAGCCGACAGTAG
- a CDS encoding type II toxin-antitoxin system prevent-host-death family antitoxin — protein sequence MTRAINIDLQGGVVPISQAAASLAALIRRAKVSGQPIVITQKGYPSAVLLNIELFEQLRALAMQAEQSRQQQEV from the coding sequence ATGACACGTGCAATCAACATTGACTTACAGGGAGGTGTGGTACCGATTTCGCAGGCAGCAGCCAGTCTTGCCGCATTGATCCGACGGGCAAAAGTAAGCGGTCAGCCGATCGTGATCACCCAGAAAGGGTATCCGTCAGCCGTCCTTTTGAATATCGAGCTATTTGAGCAATTACGAGCACTGGCAATGCAGGCAGAACAAAGCAGGCAACAACAAGAGGTGTGA
- a CDS encoding alpha-ketoacid dehydrogenase subunit beta — translation MTWDQGLHRTTTVLNGERGTRELTYLEAIRAALRFEMQRDARVLVMGEDIGVYGGAFKVTQGLIEEFGEDRVIDTPMTELAMLYAAIGMSFEGFRPVVEMQFADFISTGFDAIVQFAATNHFRWRQPVPITVRAPGGGGLRAGPFHSQSNEAWFVHTPGLKVVAPATPADAYGLLLSAIRDPNPVIYYETKYLYRSLKGLVPDGDAPVPIGQAVVRRSGEELSIIAYGAMVQEALSAATVLEQEGHSIEVIDLRTLKPLDEVAILATARKTGKVLIVHEANRTCGVGGEVAAIIAEQAFEYLDAPITRLAAPDTPVPYSPPLEDAYRPNAAKILAAARELLAY, via the coding sequence ATGACCTGGGATCAAGGCTTACACAGAACAACGACCGTGCTCAATGGCGAACGGGGTACACGCGAATTGACCTACCTGGAAGCGATCCGAGCTGCGCTTCGCTTTGAGATGCAACGCGATGCGCGAGTGTTGGTGATGGGAGAGGATATTGGTGTGTACGGGGGTGCGTTTAAGGTGACGCAGGGGCTGATCGAGGAATTTGGCGAGGATCGGGTTATTGATACCCCGATGACTGAACTGGCTATGCTGTATGCAGCGATTGGCATGTCGTTTGAAGGTTTTCGTCCAGTCGTAGAGATGCAGTTTGCCGATTTTATCTCGACCGGTTTTGATGCAATAGTACAGTTTGCGGCGACCAATCATTTCCGTTGGCGTCAACCGGTGCCGATTACTGTGCGTGCTCCTGGAGGTGGTGGTTTACGCGCTGGCCCGTTTCATTCCCAATCAAATGAGGCATGGTTTGTGCATACGCCCGGTCTGAAAGTCGTCGCACCGGCTACCCCTGCCGATGCCTATGGCCTGTTACTGAGTGCGATCCGCGACCCGAATCCGGTCATCTATTATGAGACAAAGTATCTTTACCGTTCGCTCAAGGGTCTGGTGCCCGACGGTGATGCACCTGTTCCAATCGGCCAGGCTGTGGTACGCCGCAGTGGTGAAGAACTTAGTATTATCGCCTATGGTGCGATGGTACAAGAGGCATTAAGTGCAGCAACTGTGCTCGAACAGGAGGGTCATAGCATCGAGGTGATTGATCTGCGCACGCTGAAACCGCTCGATGAAGTGGCGATCCTGGCAACGGCACGTAAAACCGGTAAGGTCTTGATTGTTCACGAAGCCAATCGCACCTGTGGTGTAGGTGGCGAGGTTGCGGCAATTATTGCTGAACAGGCCTTTGAGTATCTTGATGCGCCGATCACCCGCTTGGCCGCCCCCGATACACCGGTACCCTACAGTCCACCACTCGAAGATGCGTATCGGCCAAATGCGGCCAAAATTCTGGCCGCAGCACGCGAGTTGCTGGCGTATTAA
- a CDS encoding UvrD-helicase domain-containing protein encodes MPDISIIDIVETSVELPTHSVESKSFPEKEASAQSVLNADKPLPHRLTIDDLKRWLIPEQYWSVLLSVYTEDDLLNAPVPPHVIDRLIDILYPRSIDEILQQPQFLIGEAEDLDRFVAGELTEFLLMLDPEQQRLVETPLEGPILVRGGSGTGKSIVALYRVQQLVKEGQTPVLFTTFTNTLTKYSEQLLERLLGEHPTSKGVEVNTVDALIVRRYTQAYNQPRFAPEDTLLSILRQALQTTSLPGSNDSERKRRAEVLQSLGESYLLDEFTSVIEHWGLTKCEEYLNRPRIGRRLPLREPIRKAIWAVYETWKSMLHQQGWTTWGQVRQQALELALQQPDPCYRAIVVDEAQDLSPVALRYLLACVESPRSVYLTADAGQSLYQRGFSWQQIDSLLKVRGRSYTLRRNYRNTAEIAAACTAILGDTDKEVNAVHHGSLPVVRFCRNIEEEAIAIRNFFISAARQWRLPAHTGAVLCHSKQVAQQICTQLQQIGMPLSLWRRSRLICVSRS; translated from the coding sequence GTGCCTGACATCTCTATCATTGATATTGTTGAGACAAGCGTCGAATTGCCGACACATTCAGTAGAAAGCAAATCTTTTCCTGAAAAAGAGGCCAGTGCACAATCAGTCCTGAACGCTGACAAACCATTACCACATCGATTAACCATCGATGATCTCAAGCGATGGCTTATCCCAGAACAATATTGGTCAGTATTGTTGAGCGTCTATACGGAAGACGATCTTCTCAATGCGCCTGTTCCTCCACATGTCATTGATCGGCTGATCGATATTCTCTACCCACGAAGCATAGATGAGATTTTGCAACAGCCCCAGTTTCTGATCGGCGAAGCAGAAGATCTTGATCGGTTTGTGGCTGGCGAGCTGACTGAATTCCTGCTCATGCTTGACCCTGAACAGCAACGATTGGTCGAAACCCCTCTTGAAGGCCCAATACTGGTGAGAGGCGGATCGGGAACCGGAAAATCGATTGTTGCACTCTATCGGGTTCAGCAGCTTGTTAAGGAAGGGCAGACACCGGTTCTGTTTACGACCTTCACCAATACCCTTACAAAATATTCCGAGCAGCTTCTGGAGCGCTTACTTGGCGAGCATCCAACCAGCAAAGGGGTCGAAGTTAATACGGTAGATGCACTGATTGTTCGCAGATACACCCAGGCGTATAATCAACCACGATTCGCACCAGAAGACACGCTGCTTAGCATTCTTCGCCAGGCCCTCCAGACAACATCACTTCCCGGCAGTAATGATAGTGAGCGAAAACGCCGTGCTGAAGTACTACAGTCACTCGGCGAATCGTATCTGCTCGATGAGTTTACCAGCGTGATCGAACACTGGGGGCTGACGAAATGCGAAGAATACTTGAATCGACCGAGAATTGGGCGTCGACTGCCGCTACGGGAACCGATCCGTAAGGCGATTTGGGCAGTGTATGAGACCTGGAAGAGCATGCTGCATCAGCAGGGATGGACAACCTGGGGACAAGTTCGCCAGCAGGCGCTAGAGCTGGCTTTGCAACAACCCGATCCCTGCTACCGTGCGATTGTGGTTGATGAAGCGCAAGACTTATCGCCGGTCGCTCTGCGTTACTTGCTCGCTTGTGTTGAATCACCGCGTTCAGTTTACCTTACTGCCGATGCTGGTCAGTCGCTTTACCAGCGCGGGTTTTCATGGCAACAGATCGATAGTTTGTTAAAAGTACGGGGTCGCAGTTACACTTTGCGGCGAAACTACCGCAATACAGCCGAAATTGCCGCAGCCTGCACTGCAATTTTAGGCGATACCGACAAAGAAGTGAACGCTGTGCACCATGGTAGCTTACCGGTAGTAAGATTTTGTCGCAATATCGAGGAAGAGGCAATAGCTATCCGTAACTTCTTCATCTCTGCTGCGCGTCAATGGCGTCTCCCTGCTCACACTGGTGCAGTGCTCTGCCACAGTAAGCAGGTTGCACAACAGATTTGTACGCAATTACAACAAATTGGAATGCCGCTGAGTTTATGGAGAAGAAGCAGATTGATCTGCGTAAGCCGGTCGTAA
- a CDS encoding BMP family protein produces the protein MRKTLITLVALFTLLVPLLAACGQPAAQPTATPVPTTAPAAPTAAPTDSSKPRIALVTDLGKVNDGTFNEFAHLGALRAAQEFGLEYKYIETQAQADYEKNIQTFVDEGFDVIVTVGFLIADATKKFAAEHPDIIFIGVDQFYEPGTVTDNLVGLQFREDQAGFLAGALAGMMTKTGTVGVVAGVEIPPVKRFKNAFDNGARYVKPDINLLGVYLPTFIDPALGASTAQQMIGDGADVIFGAGGPTGSGAIKEAAARGVYVIGVDQDEYVTTFANGAAPGADRILSSAIKRVDVAVYDQIKAVVNGTFKGNGIAIYEAANGGIGYADYHETADDVPPAVKARMEEILAALTKGELTTGVDPVSGDVDPNTIPEPKPFVLSEVKLPRIALVTDLGKVNDGTFNEFAHLGALRAAQEFGLEYKYIETQAQADYEKNLQTFVDEGFDVIVTVGFLIADATKKFAAEHPDIIFIGVDQFYEPGTVTDNLVGLQFREDQAGFLAGALAGMMTKTGTVGIVAGVEIPPVKRFRNAFEHGARYVKPDVNVLGVYLPTFIDPALGASTAQQMIGEGADVIMGAGGPTGSGAIKEAAARGVYVIGVDQDEYVTTFANGAAPGADRILSSAIKRVDVAVYDQIKAVVNGTFKGNGIAIYEAANGGIGYADYHETADDVPPAVKARMEEILAALTNGKLTTGVDPVSGDVDPNTIPEPKPFQP, from the coding sequence ATGCGCAAGACTCTGATTACGCTAGTAGCACTTTTCACGCTGCTGGTACCCCTGCTGGCCGCCTGCGGTCAGCCAGCAGCTCAACCCACAGCAACACCGGTACCAACTACTGCACCGGCAGCACCAACCGCAGCTCCTACAGACTCTTCAAAGCCCCGGATCGCGTTAGTAACCGACCTAGGGAAGGTCAACGATGGAACGTTCAATGAGTTTGCTCATCTCGGTGCGCTGCGGGCGGCGCAAGAGTTCGGGCTAGAGTACAAGTACATCGAGACCCAGGCGCAGGCCGATTATGAGAAGAACATCCAAACCTTCGTCGATGAGGGCTTTGATGTGATCGTGACCGTCGGCTTCCTGATTGCAGACGCCACCAAGAAGTTTGCCGCCGAGCATCCCGACATCATCTTCATCGGCGTCGACCAGTTCTACGAGCCGGGGACGGTCACCGACAACCTGGTCGGTTTGCAGTTCCGCGAAGACCAGGCTGGCTTCCTGGCCGGTGCCCTGGCCGGAATGATGACGAAGACCGGCACTGTCGGCGTAGTGGCTGGTGTTGAGATCCCACCGGTCAAACGGTTCAAGAACGCCTTCGACAACGGCGCCCGTTACGTCAAGCCCGATATTAACCTGCTCGGCGTCTACTTACCCACCTTCATCGACCCGGCCCTAGGAGCCAGCACAGCTCAGCAGATGATCGGTGATGGCGCCGATGTCATCTTTGGCGCCGGTGGCCCGACCGGTTCCGGTGCGATCAAAGAGGCGGCGGCACGCGGTGTCTATGTCATCGGTGTTGACCAGGACGAGTACGTCACCACCTTCGCCAACGGTGCGGCCCCCGGCGCCGACCGCATCCTCTCCTCGGCGATCAAGCGCGTGGACGTGGCCGTCTACGACCAGATCAAGGCAGTGGTGAACGGCACTTTCAAGGGCAACGGCATTGCAATATACGAAGCGGCCAACGGTGGCATCGGCTATGCCGATTACCACGAGACTGCGGACGACGTACCGCCGGCCGTGAAAGCCCGGATGGAGGAGATCCTCGCCGCCTTGACGAAGGGTGAACTGACAACCGGTGTTGATCCGGTGAGCGGCGATGTTGATCCAAACACGATCCCCGAACCCAAGCCGTTCGTTTTATCAGAGGTCAAATTACCCCGGATCGCGTTAGTAACCGACCTAGGGAAGGTCAACGATGGAACGTTCAATGAGTTTGCTCACCTCGGTGCGCTGCGGGCGGCGCAAGAGTTCGGGCTAGAGTACAAGTACATCGAGACCCAGGCGCAGGCCGATTACGAGAAGAACCTTCAAACCTTCGTCGATGAGGGCTTTGATGTGATCGTGACCGTCGGCTTCCTGATTGCAGACGCCACCAAGAAGTTTGCCGCCGAGCATCCCGACATCATCTTCATCGGCGTCGACCAGTTCTACGAGCCGGGGACGGTCACCGACAACCTGGTCGGTTTGCAGTTCCGCGAAGACCAGGCTGGCTTCCTGGCTGGTGCCCTGGCCGGAATGATGACGAAGACCGGCACTGTAGGGATCGTCGCCGGAGTCGAAATCCCACCGGTCAAGCGCTTCAGGAATGCCTTCGAACATGGAGCCCGCTACGTCAAGCCAGATGTCAATGTGCTCGGCGTCTACTTACCCACCTTCATCGACCCGGCCCTGGGAGCCAGCACGGCTCAGCAGATGATCGGTGAGGGAGCTGACGTTATCATGGGTGCCGGTGGCCCGACCGGTTCCGGTGCGATCAAAGAGGCGGCGGCACGCGGTGTCTATGTCATCGGTGTTGACCAGGACGAGTACGTCACCACCTTCGCCAACGGTGCGGCCCCCGGCGCCGACCGCATCCTCTCCTCGGCGATCAAGCGCGTGGACGTGGCCGTCTACGACCAGATCAAGGCAGTGGTGAACGGCACTTTCAAGGGCAACGGCATTGCAATATACGAAGCGGCCAACGGTGGCATCGGCTATGCCGATTACCACGAGACTGCGGACGACGTACCGCCGGCCGTGAAAGCCCGGATGGAGGAGATCCTCGCCGCCTTGACGAATGGTAAACTGACAACCGGTGTCGATCCGGTGAGCGGCGATGTTGATCCAAACACGATCCCCGAACCCAAGCCGTTCCAACCCTAG
- a CDS encoding thiamine pyrophosphate-dependent dehydrogenase E1 component subunit alpha: MNEIDDDLLQRAHYWMRLTRALDDRGTFLHKQSKIVGGYFSQIGHEAISVAAALSLGPHDIIAPMHRDLGAYLVRGLTPRRILAQWLGRETGVTRGRDANLHGMGDLSLGIIGFISHLPASTGVIAGVAHAIKLKGEPRVAMCFFGDGSASQGLAHEAMNWASVFKLPMVIICENNQYAYSTPLRRQMAIEHIAQRAAGYGMPGVIVDGNDFVAVYRAAREAVERARAGGGPTFIECKTMRMRGHAIHDNMAYVPKELLAEWEARDPIARIEEVLRARGLLDDATLAALLARIEAELDEAQTFAEASPYPDPATLTDGVYA, encoded by the coding sequence ATGAACGAAATTGATGACGATCTGTTGCAACGAGCACACTACTGGATGCGCCTCACTCGTGCGCTCGATGACCGAGGTACCTTCTTACATAAGCAAAGCAAGATTGTTGGCGGTTATTTTTCACAAATCGGGCATGAAGCGATCAGTGTCGCTGCCGCGCTCAGCCTCGGACCGCACGATATTATTGCCCCAATGCACCGTGATCTGGGTGCGTATCTGGTGCGGGGGTTGACTCCACGGCGTATCCTGGCTCAGTGGCTAGGACGTGAGACTGGGGTGACCCGCGGGCGCGATGCGAATCTCCACGGCATGGGTGATTTGAGTCTAGGCATTATTGGCTTTATCAGCCATTTACCGGCTTCTACCGGTGTGATTGCTGGCGTCGCGCATGCGATAAAACTGAAGGGCGAACCACGGGTTGCGATGTGCTTTTTCGGTGATGGTAGTGCCTCGCAAGGGTTAGCTCACGAGGCAATGAACTGGGCCAGTGTTTTTAAGTTACCGATGGTAATTATTTGTGAAAACAATCAGTACGCATATTCAACGCCGTTGCGTCGTCAGATGGCAATTGAACATATTGCACAGCGGGCAGCCGGCTATGGGATGCCAGGAGTAATCGTTGATGGGAATGACTTTGTTGCCGTCTATCGTGCAGCACGTGAGGCGGTAGAACGGGCGCGGGCCGGTGGCGGGCCAACATTTATCGAATGCAAAACGATGCGTATGCGCGGTCATGCGATTCACGATAATATGGCTTACGTTCCCAAAGAACTTCTTGCTGAATGGGAAGCACGTGATCCCATTGCCCGAATCGAAGAGGTGTTGCGGGCACGTGGATTACTTGATGATGCAACATTAGCCGCACTCCTGGCGCGGATCGAAGCCGAACTTGATGAAGCCCAGACTTTTGCCGAAGCATCACCGTACCCCGATCCGGCAACTCTTACTGATGGTGTCTACGCTTAA
- a CDS encoding Hsp20/alpha crystallin family protein: MTNLTRWDPFREMTQLLDDTFFTGFTGVLPRTGSLVPALDLSETGDAYYVEMAVPGMTADQLNITFENNVLTISGEISQSNDRKDRQYHVTERRYGRFSRSIRLPNQIHPDRIEARLENGVLTVTVPKAEEIKPRKIAVNVAQ, encoded by the coding sequence ATGACGAATCTGACCCGTTGGGATCCCTTCCGCGAGATGACGCAACTGCTCGATGACACCTTCTTCACCGGTTTCACCGGTGTACTGCCCCGCACTGGGAGCCTGGTACCGGCACTCGATCTGAGCGAGACTGGCGATGCCTATTATGTTGAGATGGCGGTACCCGGTATGACGGCCGATCAACTGAACATTACGTTCGAGAACAATGTGCTGACGATCAGCGGTGAGATCTCGCAAAGCAACGATCGCAAGGATCGCCAATATCATGTCACTGAGCGCCGCTATGGCCGCTTCAGCCGCAGCATCCGCCTGCCCAATCAGATCCATCCGGATCGGATTGAGGCCCGACTCGAGAACGGCGTGTTGACGGTAACGGTACCGAAGGCTGAAGAGATCAAGCCACGCAAGATTGCTGTCAATGTTGCTCAATAG
- a CDS encoding SPFH domain-containing protein, translating to MSVPLGIVLGLLAWFIVRYIAFSFYTVDQNERAVKTIFGRAERLPGPPMDDPFTEYLRPEERERYRYPQVRVIPPGGPYFKWPWEKIYKVSIATQTINMALDLEDPRANQGGTVLEAVTKDQLNVGLKGQIRYRVSERHLYAYLFGVKNPVVHVMGYFISILRERIANFAAPATETGQLSTSAGEGAEMSGVSINDLRKNLRDLNELMDRECLSSAARYGIILDASLITEIDAPPEVESAMAAINTAHNQVSSDISLAQAAADQKIVQSKRAVEIETLKAQAEVEPLLALAEQLYALKKSGADALSAYLRNVRLGLYQQAERVIMEVEQ from the coding sequence ATGTCCGTTCCATTAGGAATTGTACTGGGCTTACTGGCGTGGTTCATCGTTCGCTACATCGCTTTTAGTTTCTACACCGTCGATCAGAATGAGCGGGCAGTAAAGACCATCTTTGGGCGGGCTGAGCGATTACCTGGCCCTCCTATGGATGATCCATTCACCGAGTATCTCCGGCCTGAAGAGCGTGAACGTTATCGCTATCCACAAGTACGGGTTATCCCGCCTGGTGGGCCGTATTTCAAGTGGCCGTGGGAAAAGATCTACAAGGTCTCGATTGCCACGCAGACCATTAACATGGCGCTTGATTTAGAAGACCCACGGGCCAACCAGGGTGGGACGGTGCTCGAGGCAGTAACGAAAGATCAGCTTAATGTTGGTTTAAAGGGCCAGATTCGCTACCGTGTCTCCGAGCGCCATTTGTACGCTTATCTGTTTGGGGTTAAAAATCCGGTTGTGCACGTGATGGGCTACTTTATCTCGATCTTGCGTGAACGGATTGCCAATTTTGCCGCACCGGCAACCGAAACCGGGCAATTGAGCACAAGTGCAGGTGAGGGCGCCGAGATGAGTGGTGTCTCGATCAACGATCTACGTAAGAACCTACGCGATCTCAACGAACTCATGGATCGCGAGTGCCTCTCCTCGGCGGCGCGCTACGGAATCATTCTTGACGCATCGCTTATCACCGAAATCGATGCGCCGCCAGAAGTAGAGTCGGCAATGGCGGCGATCAACACGGCCCATAACCAGGTTTCATCAGACATTAGCCTGGCGCAAGCGGCAGCCGATCAAAAGATCGTCCAGTCGAAACGGGCGGTTGAAATTGAGACGCTCAAGGCACAGGCCGAAGTAGAGCCGCTACTGGCACTTGCCGAACAGCTCTACGCGCTTAAGAAGAGTGGCGCAGACGCCCTCAGTGCGTATCTGCGTAATGTGCGGCTTGGTCTCTACCAACAGGCTGAGCGAGTTATTATGGAGGTGGAGCAATGA